One genomic segment of Strix aluco isolate bStrAlu1 chromosome 7, bStrAlu1.hap1, whole genome shotgun sequence includes these proteins:
- the SFR1 gene encoding swi5-dependent recombination DNA repair protein 1 homolog isoform X2, with the protein MSAALRERLRKTRRSFHANFTVAKRLKIDTEEKDCADADKGCLLKTSTDCSRLQDGSENLERNSTGRTCLKSPLQESGLCGSAANSDVLQVDLSQQQSLEEKVRLVKQVQEKEELLRRLKLVKMYRSKNNLSELQALIVKWRSSTQLMLYELQSAFSADGKKVSLTQLMDTFGLEDQLLHYSRAEEDFVDA; encoded by the exons atgAGTGCAGCTCTGAGGGAGCGATTAAGGAAAACAAGACGTTCATTTCATGCTAATTTTACAGTGGCAAAGCGCCTCAAAATAGACACTGAAGAAAAAGACTGTGCTGATGCTGACAAAGGGTGCCTGCTAAAGACAAGTACAGATTGTTCCAGATTACAAGACGGCTctgaaaatctggaaagaaacagCACTGGACGTACATGTTTGAAAAGTCCCTTACAGGAGAGTGGTCTCTGTGGATCAGCAGCGAATTCTGATGTGCTGCAGGTTGATCTTAGTCAGCAACAGTCCCTGGAAGAAAAAGTAAGGCTGGTGAAACAAGTGCAAGAGAAGGAAGAACTACTTCGAAGGCTCAAACTGGTTAAGATGTATCGGTCCAAG AACAACCTGTCCGAACTGCAGGCTTTGATAGTGAAATGGAGAAGTAGTACGCAGCTGATGCTGTATGAACTCCAGTCGGCCTTTTCTGCTGATGGCAAGAAAGTGAGTCTCACTCAGCTGATGGATACTTTCGGGTTAGAAGACCAGTTATTGCACTACAGCAGAGCAGAAGAAGATTTTGTAGATGCATAA
- the SFR1 gene encoding swi5-dependent recombination DNA repair protein 1 homolog isoform X1 has product MLGETAIHFEMEEPMLDKLPSLCHTPKDSGTAAPQGTGSGKQPMSAALRERLRKTRRSFHANFTVAKRLKIDTEEKDCADADKGCLLKTSTDCSRLQDGSENLERNSTGRTCLKSPLQESGLCGSAANSDVLQVDLSQQQSLEEKVRLVKQVQEKEELLRRLKLVKMYRSKNNLSELQALIVKWRSSTQLMLYELQSAFSADGKKVSLTQLMDTFGLEDQLLHYSRAEEDFVDA; this is encoded by the exons ATGCTGGGAG AAACAGCTATCCATTTCGAGATGGAAGAACCAATGCTTGATAAATTGCCATCTCTATGCCATACTCCAAAGGATTCTGGGACAGCAGCTCCACAGGGGACTGGTTCAGGGAAACAG ccaatgAGTGCAGCTCTGAGGGAGCGATTAAGGAAAACAAGACGTTCATTTCATGCTAATTTTACAGTGGCAAAGCGCCTCAAAATAGACACTGAAGAAAAAGACTGTGCTGATGCTGACAAAGGGTGCCTGCTAAAGACAAGTACAGATTGTTCCAGATTACAAGACGGCTctgaaaatctggaaagaaacagCACTGGACGTACATGTTTGAAAAGTCCCTTACAGGAGAGTGGTCTCTGTGGATCAGCAGCGAATTCTGATGTGCTGCAGGTTGATCTTAGTCAGCAACAGTCCCTGGAAGAAAAAGTAAGGCTGGTGAAACAAGTGCAAGAGAAGGAAGAACTACTTCGAAGGCTCAAACTGGTTAAGATGTATCGGTCCAAG AACAACCTGTCCGAACTGCAGGCTTTGATAGTGAAATGGAGAAGTAGTACGCAGCTGATGCTGTATGAACTCCAGTCGGCCTTTTCTGCTGATGGCAAGAAAGTGAGTCTCACTCAGCTGATGGATACTTTCGGGTTAGAAGACCAGTTATTGCACTACAGCAGAGCAGAAGAAGATTTTGTAGATGCATAA